Proteins from a genomic interval of Papaver somniferum cultivar HN1 chromosome 4, ASM357369v1, whole genome shotgun sequence:
- the LOC113275103 gene encoding glycine-rich cell wall structural protein 1.8-like translates to MAIRKRAASVVFFVLLGLSICSAARNLLTNIEEEASYAAAGHGELGVGVESGGYGGGGGSGGGSGYGVGLVGNHGAGGGYGSGAGEGGGAGYGVVGGGAHGGGGGSGGGGGAGYGAGGEHGAGYGAGSGSGGGAGYGAGGEHGGGAGGGGGSGGGSGYGAGGAHGAGYGSGGGAGGGSGYGAGGEHGAGGGGGGSGGGGGYGTGGEHGTGYGGGSGAGGGAGGGYGGAGGAHGAGYGGGGGSGGGGGARYATGGEHGAGYGSGGGSGEGGGHGGGGY, encoded by the coding sequence ATGGCTATTCGTAAAAGAGCTGCGAGTGTTGTTTTCTTTGTGTTGTTAGGATTAAGCATCTGTTCTGCTGCTAGAAATCTCCTTACTAATATAGAGGAAGAAGCTAGCTATGCAGCTGCTGGCCATGGAGAACTCGGAGTAGGTGTAGAGTCAGGAgggtatggtggtggtggaggttctGGTGGAGGTAGTGGATACGGAGTTGGATTAGTTGGTAATCATGGAGCAGGAGGAGGGTATGGTAGTGGTgctggagaaggtggtggtgcagGCTATGGAGTTGTTGGTGGAGGCGCACATGGTGGGGGTGGAGGCAGTGGTGGAGGAGGCGGTGCCGGATATGGTGCTGGTGGAGAACATGGTGCAGGGTACGGTGCTGGAAGTggcagtggtggtggtgctggttatGGTGCTGGAGGTGAACATGGTGGTGGTgccggtggtggaggtggtagtgGAGGTGGTAGCGGCTATGGTGCCGGTGGAGCTCATGGTGCTGGTTATGGAAGTGGTGGAGGAGCTGGTGGTGGTTCTGGATATGGTGCTGGAGGTGAGCATGGAGCCGGTGGTGGAGGAGGTGGtagcggaggtggtggtggatatgGTACTGGAGGTGAACACGGTACAGGATACGGTGGCGGAAGTGGAGCCGGTGGAGGTGCTGGGGGTGGATACGGTGGTGCCGGAGGAGCACATGGTGCCGGATACGGAGGAGGTGGCGGTAGTGGTGGAGGCGGTGGTGCAAGGTATGCAACTGGAGGTGAACATGGGGCTGGgtatggtagtggtggtggaagtGGTGAAGGAGGTGGTCATGGTGGCGGCGGCTACTAA